A window from Verrucomicrobiota bacterium encodes these proteins:
- a CDS encoding response regulator transcription factor, whose product MIPINVWIVEDDAGYRRNLQRSLSRQENVTCDRVFPSCVEFLEAAKEGPRPDIILMDLGLPEMSGIEGIRRLLSIVPDATVIVLTVVEEKGKVLEALDAGATGYLLKTSSTVEIVNALRQVFMGGAALSPGIARLVLEEFRKPASNDFELSQREIEVLEWLSQGLAVKEIAARLDISRATAAFHLGNIYQKLNVQSQTGAVAKALRSGII is encoded by the coding sequence ATGATACCGATTAACGTATGGATCGTGGAAGACGATGCGGGCTACAGGCGCAATCTCCAGCGTTCGCTCAGTCGTCAGGAGAATGTTACCTGTGATCGGGTATTTCCCTCTTGCGTGGAATTCCTCGAAGCTGCGAAGGAGGGGCCGAGACCAGATATCATACTGATGGATCTCGGGTTGCCTGAGATGAGCGGGATAGAAGGTATTCGCCGCTTATTGTCAATCGTGCCTGATGCAACGGTGATCGTTTTGACGGTTGTCGAGGAAAAGGGTAAAGTTCTTGAAGCGTTGGATGCAGGGGCAACGGGGTATCTGTTGAAGACTTCATCTACGGTCGAGATTGTAAACGCATTGCGACAGGTTTTTATGGGTGGTGCTGCTCTCAGTCCGGGGATTGCCCGTTTGGTTCTAGAGGAGTTTCGCAAACCAGCTTCCAACGACTTCGAGCTCTCCCAACGGGAAATTGAAGTTCTTGAGTGGTTGTCTCAGGGGTTGGCGGTCAAGGAGATTGCGGCTCGGCTGGACATAAGTCGAGCGACAGCTGCTTTTCACCTCGGTAACATCTATCAAAAGCTTAATGTTCAGTCCCAGACTGGAGCAGTGGCAAAGGCCCTGCGTTCTGGGATCATTTGA
- a CDS encoding sensor histidine kinase has product MLFPLIRLVVLLSISTGVTSYAFNNYSDPLSPDELDEASDASRPWIFSIPERLNGINAEIEVAESVLSSLPDLKNATQYDAYGYHSDYLPALEEAPEEPRWVIEMETGAVGGSLNFVMVPSVDRRGDISQSYGFPRRFRLIEILVNGKEKILVDWSKEDFPNPGIRPVYFDIPELVSKRLRLEVFRGQRENDIEFFALARILCIRKGEVQIITDIEASSSFEAFPYWSINYLREGRSALGPPLASRTSIQDDFVLRLENPEENHEIVVELDFQENVRDGWIHLYPAQFSSGVTVPGFGFPRRVGVEIVEDDGQGGYGRVSQLLAKRDYINPGDNLMRLPWRGLTGRWLRVTFSDFPVYQGQSYFALGEIVVERRGNRDSAEGDVKVTLDGEPIAENVERLADELVGGVPVMLTENWLRGLAAAKPIEANLSRLQAEQNELEGRWAFFWRSTILVAVLLLVLVVCFLIFWQIHIRRKEIKRLRLRIARDLHDEVGSNLGSISLTAERLESDIKDPSLREELMDLLLLSREAVVSLRDVIWVTDQSTLYLDDLIDKLVDRARKVLSAVELSVDTKILYPRMVLSLRAKRHLIMFFKEVIHNCARHSKAEKVWLKIHASSGNFSLTVLDNGVGFKESRVEQGWGLESLRKRARELGGSLNLESATGKGTTISLELPLQALRKSRNHGYNTSNE; this is encoded by the coding sequence ATGCTCTTTCCCCTTATCCGGTTGGTTGTTTTGCTCAGTATCTCCACAGGTGTGACGAGCTATGCCTTCAACAACTATTCTGACCCTTTGTCTCCAGATGAACTGGACGAAGCTTCGGACGCTTCCAGACCCTGGATTTTTTCAATACCCGAGCGATTGAACGGAATCAACGCTGAGATAGAGGTGGCAGAGAGTGTCTTGTCTTCTTTGCCAGACTTGAAGAACGCCACTCAATATGACGCCTATGGATACCACAGCGATTACCTTCCCGCTCTTGAAGAAGCACCGGAGGAGCCTCGCTGGGTCATCGAGATGGAGACTGGCGCTGTTGGAGGGAGCCTAAATTTTGTTATGGTCCCGTCTGTAGATCGTCGTGGCGATATTTCGCAGAGCTACGGGTTTCCGCGTCGTTTCCGGTTGATCGAGATTTTGGTCAACGGAAAAGAAAAAATTCTAGTCGACTGGAGCAAGGAAGATTTTCCGAATCCTGGTATACGCCCTGTGTATTTCGATATACCGGAGCTGGTGAGTAAGCGACTGCGCTTGGAAGTCTTTCGTGGGCAACGTGAAAACGATATCGAGTTCTTTGCGCTCGCGAGAATTCTCTGTATTCGAAAGGGGGAGGTTCAAATAATTACGGACATAGAGGCTTCGTCCAGTTTCGAGGCATTTCCCTACTGGAGTATCAACTACTTGAGAGAAGGGCGGTCTGCCTTGGGTCCACCACTAGCCAGCAGAACTTCGATTCAAGACGATTTTGTTTTGCGATTGGAAAATCCGGAAGAGAACCACGAGATTGTGGTCGAGCTGGATTTTCAGGAAAACGTCAGAGATGGATGGATACATTTATATCCCGCGCAGTTTTCCTCGGGAGTGACGGTGCCGGGATTTGGGTTCCCCAGGCGGGTAGGGGTGGAGATTGTGGAAGACGACGGTCAGGGAGGTTATGGTCGGGTTTCTCAGTTGTTGGCGAAACGTGACTACATTAATCCTGGAGACAATTTGATGCGCTTACCGTGGCGAGGGTTAACTGGAAGGTGGTTGCGTGTCACTTTTTCGGACTTCCCGGTGTATCAGGGCCAGTCTTACTTCGCTCTTGGCGAAATCGTCGTTGAGCGCCGCGGCAATCGTGATTCCGCGGAAGGCGATGTGAAGGTGACTTTAGACGGTGAGCCCATAGCCGAAAATGTTGAGCGGTTAGCCGATGAGCTCGTAGGTGGCGTTCCGGTCATGTTGACGGAGAACTGGTTGAGAGGTTTAGCGGCTGCAAAACCGATTGAAGCAAATCTGTCTAGATTGCAGGCTGAGCAAAATGAACTGGAAGGGCGTTGGGCGTTTTTCTGGCGTTCGACGATTTTGGTTGCCGTTCTGCTACTGGTATTAGTGGTTTGTTTCCTCATTTTTTGGCAGATCCATATCCGAAGAAAAGAGATCAAGAGACTTCGTTTGAGAATCGCACGCGACCTACACGACGAGGTCGGCAGTAACCTTGGCAGCATATCGCTTACCGCGGAACGTTTAGAGTCGGATATCAAGGATCCAAGTTTACGGGAGGAATTAATGGATCTATTGCTGCTCTCCCGAGAGGCTGTGGTCTCGCTACGTGACGTGATCTGGGTGACCGACCAATCCACTCTCTATTTGGATGACCTCATTGATAAGCTGGTGGATCGGGCGCGAAAGGTTTTGTCCGCTGTTGAGTTGTCGGTGGATACAAAAATCCTTTATCCCCGTATGGTCCTGTCACTCAGGGCAAAGCGTCACTTGATCATGTTTTTCAAGGAAGTGATTCACAACTGTGCGAGACATTCGAAAGCCGAAAAGGTGTGGCTCAAAATTCATGCGTCCTCTGGAAACTTCAGTCTTACGGTTCTGGATAACGGGGTAGGATTTAAAGAATCTCGAGTTGAACAGGGTTGGGGGTTGGAGAGTCTTCGAAAGAGGGCGAGGGAGTTGGGCGGTTCGTTAAACTTGGAATCCGCCACTGGTAAAGGGACTACGATTTCTCTCGAATTGCCATTGCAAGCATTGCGAAAGAGCCGAAATCATGGATACAACACTTCAAACGAGTGA
- a CDS encoding glycoside hydrolase family 2 TIM barrel-domain containing protein gives MSRFPPFLIRLSLLFLCALMPLLSFGSEQRFSSAGFYAVEGSSRMVENFNPGWRFHLGDVEGAEEVDFDDSDWEAARLPHGLETLPANGSGGRNYQGIAWYRKEFTTEPVLTGGRVFLYFEAVMGEARVWVNGQEVVEHFGGYLPFAADVTDVLKPVGETNVVAVMANNEDSRLYPPGQPQSRLDFAYLGGIYRDVYLIRTGPVHVTLTELSDTVAGGGIFVATLDVNGNDADMEVRTEVANTTDEVLPLTVRTTLENAEHEELQVMEDEVTLQSGETRQLAREFEARDVRLWHPDDPYLHFIRTDILYRGQVVDSLRTRVGIRLYEMRGSEGFFINKEPVDTKFIGVNRHQDYNYVGNALPNSGQWRDVKLLREGGSRAIRAAHYPKDPAFYDACDEFGVITTTANPGWHFYNFDEPIFKERLLDDTRQLVRRDRNVASIVMWETVINEYPSQPTETLIEMNGIAKTEYPFPGFFTIGDPHEAKRGGFDMYYRGNDPDINAFNREFGDGSEVDNWRSQNARQRIKMEWGENAMIRQALIQGRTTGNIWARPPHSIGGAMWCGIDHDRGYHPDPFHGGLLNGFRIPRYNYYLYQSQYDPDYEIPGIGKKPVLFITNELTQISGEDVVVFSNCDEVTLRWMDKEFTAQKPDDGYGGLPNPPFTFTGVFDFIEAKQRFGKDYDDAILVAEGLVDGEVVITTEKRYPQRTTGITLEVDDEGMQLVADGSDFLPVRAHIVDQNGTKKVLASEFVYFEVEGQGELIGDASTFANPMKTAFGTATALVRSTLEPGKIRVAAHVNGLKSDSIVLESIEPSMPLAYDESYSAESREPETNEAVVVLSTAGSDDLPTEVRDLQEIVRKLRLDVVGRDQEIQELRGQLGTSSE, from the coding sequence ATGAGCCGTTTCCCCCCCTTTCTTATCCGTCTTAGTTTGCTCTTCCTATGCGCCCTTATGCCCCTACTGTCGTTCGGAAGCGAGCAACGTTTCTCGAGTGCTGGTTTTTATGCAGTCGAAGGAAGTTCGCGGATGGTGGAGAACTTTAATCCGGGCTGGCGCTTTCATCTTGGAGACGTAGAAGGAGCCGAAGAGGTTGACTTTGACGACAGCGATTGGGAAGCGGCCCGTCTTCCGCATGGACTGGAAACCCTGCCAGCCAATGGAAGCGGTGGGCGCAATTACCAAGGGATAGCTTGGTACCGAAAGGAATTCACGACCGAGCCAGTTCTGACAGGAGGGAGAGTCTTTCTCTACTTCGAAGCTGTGATGGGGGAGGCACGGGTGTGGGTCAACGGGCAGGAGGTAGTCGAGCATTTTGGGGGCTACCTCCCCTTTGCAGCGGATGTGACCGACGTTTTGAAACCTGTGGGAGAGACCAATGTTGTCGCTGTCATGGCGAACAACGAAGACAGCCGTCTCTATCCACCGGGACAGCCTCAGTCTCGTTTGGACTTTGCTTATCTGGGTGGCATTTACCGGGACGTTTACCTGATCCGAACTGGGCCGGTCCATGTCACCTTGACCGAGCTCAGCGATACTGTGGCCGGCGGAGGGATTTTTGTCGCAACGCTGGACGTGAATGGAAATGACGCCGACATGGAAGTGCGTACCGAGGTAGCCAATACAACGGACGAGGTTTTGCCGTTGACCGTTCGGACGACTTTAGAGAATGCCGAGCACGAGGAGTTGCAGGTAATGGAGGATGAGGTGACCTTGCAATCGGGCGAGACCCGTCAGTTGGCCCGCGAGTTCGAAGCGAGGGATGTCCGTTTGTGGCATCCCGATGACCCTTACCTCCATTTCATCCGCACGGATATTCTCTACCGTGGTCAGGTCGTCGACAGCTTGCGCACTCGGGTGGGAATCCGTTTGTACGAGATGCGTGGATCAGAAGGTTTCTTTATCAACAAAGAACCGGTCGATACCAAGTTCATAGGCGTCAACCGCCACCAGGACTATAATTACGTGGGCAATGCTCTGCCAAACTCTGGACAATGGCGGGATGTGAAACTCTTACGCGAGGGTGGAAGCCGTGCGATCCGAGCTGCGCACTACCCGAAGGATCCTGCTTTCTATGATGCCTGCGACGAGTTCGGGGTCATCACCACAACGGCGAATCCCGGGTGGCACTTTTACAATTTCGACGAACCGATTTTCAAGGAACGTCTTTTAGACGACACCCGGCAGTTGGTGCGTCGGGATCGAAATGTAGCTTCCATCGTGATGTGGGAGACGGTCATCAACGAGTATCCGAGCCAACCAACTGAGACTCTCATCGAAATGAATGGAATCGCCAAAACGGAATACCCGTTCCCTGGATTTTTCACGATTGGCGATCCTCATGAGGCGAAGCGAGGCGGTTTCGATATGTATTACCGGGGAAACGATCCAGACATCAACGCTTTCAATCGGGAGTTCGGAGATGGGAGCGAAGTCGACAACTGGCGTTCTCAAAACGCACGCCAGCGGATCAAGATGGAGTGGGGGGAGAATGCAATGATCCGCCAGGCATTGATCCAAGGCCGGACGACGGGTAACATCTGGGCGCGTCCCCCACATAGTATTGGCGGCGCGATGTGGTGCGGGATCGACCATGACCGCGGTTACCATCCCGACCCCTTCCACGGTGGCTTGCTCAACGGCTTCCGCATTCCACGCTACAATTACTACCTCTACCAAAGCCAATACGATCCGGATTACGAAATTCCAGGGATTGGCAAAAAACCTGTTCTTTTCATTACGAACGAGTTAACCCAGATCTCCGGCGAGGATGTTGTCGTTTTCTCCAATTGCGATGAGGTCACGCTCCGTTGGATGGATAAGGAGTTTACTGCCCAGAAGCCTGACGATGGTTATGGGGGCCTCCCAAACCCGCCGTTCACTTTTACGGGTGTTTTTGATTTCATCGAAGCCAAACAAAGGTTCGGAAAAGACTACGACGACGCGATCCTGGTTGCCGAAGGTCTCGTGGATGGTGAAGTCGTGATTACCACCGAAAAGCGGTATCCTCAAAGGACAACTGGAATCACTTTGGAAGTAGATGATGAAGGAATGCAATTGGTCGCAGATGGGTCAGACTTCCTTCCAGTTCGCGCTCATATCGTCGATCAGAACGGAACGAAGAAGGTACTAGCTTCCGAGTTCGTTTACTTCGAAGTTGAGGGACAGGGAGAATTGATTGGTGACGCCTCCACCTTTGCAAATCCTATGAAAACTGCTTTTGGCACGGCGACCGCACTCGTTCGCTCGACCCTCGAACCGGGGAAGATTCGGGTGGCTGCGCATGTGAATGGTCTGAAGTCCGACTCGATTGTATTGGAATCGATAGAGCCCTCCATGCCCCTGGCTTACGATGAGTCTTACTCCGCAGAGTCACGTGAGCCTGAGACGAATGAAGCTGTCGTCGTCCTATCGACTGCGGGTAGCGACGATTTGCCCACCGAAGTCCGCGACCTGCAGGAGATCGTGCGCAAGCTTCGCCTTGACGTGGTTGGCCGGGATCAGGAAATCCAAGAACTACGAGGTCAGCTAGGCACTTCATCGGAGTGA
- a CDS encoding glycoside hydrolase family 2 TIM barrel-domain containing protein, whose product MSKNLEDMPEVTFHWPGTKVIDEDWLYLERDTVELPLDPDFSYKEITLPHTWNAEDVLEVADYRRGSSWYRKNLFIGEGDLDERIYLRFGAAGQDAKVFLNGVEIGDHVGGYSAFTCELTDGLVPGKNRIDVWVSNAQDRTTIPKSGDFNFYGGLYRSVQLLTAPEVSIRRDWLGGPGYRVWSENVSDTLSDLRLTAHVDNGSDARRSIRLEATLSNPEDGSIVSTGEISLDLGTGEATAAEVPMSDVASPRLWSPEDPFLYDVSLKLFVDGKFVEECDFTHGFRWFQFNPDKGFFLNGKPYPLKGVNRHQDFEGIGSALSPRQHYEDLKLIKDVGANWLRLAHYQQDDYVLQLCDRMGLLVWEEIPYVNGGRPDLIWENAHSMLLEMIEQHFNHPSVIIWGLSNEVWIDDRGDGYANIYDLIESLQDLVHAEDTVRKAGFVTNKDKAARYKIADLIDVIGYNLYFGWYGSTVHESFTEGVTRLRDISPQTPIIITEYGAGSDLSIHTESPGKQDFSTQYQNEFLESHLKQMAEIEWLNGANWWSMFDFGSAKRGDSMPHINQKGLATFTRDKKDSFFLMKSYYSDDPVVYIESPFWTNRHGDSTKDYRVFTNMDEVEFFHNGESLGTLDDAFVWEVDLVEGENTLEAIGTNADRQTLKHTFTVSYQEAPDNRGPEGYFIEVTGAEADNPAFHLVDDNPSTRWAAKNPQEIAIDMNETRLLDGIEIAFHLADKRTYDFNVFGSVDGTKWTPLLVDGRSSSKNGMQFFEFPEQGEVRYLRIDALGNSTSNWNSYLEIHPVLADSREFTVQATDAEVENPASHLSDGNPETYWAGEGEQTIDLDLGRPFEVNGMRMLFVNGEKRTYDFEIQLSNTGAEWITVFDGRSERDADSQDFTFQSRPQVQFMRIVTKGNDIDDRNGFYEIKPILAE is encoded by the coding sequence ATGTCCAAAAACCTCGAGGACATGCCTGAGGTTACCTTTCACTGGCCCGGGACTAAAGTCATCGACGAGGATTGGCTCTACCTTGAACGCGATACAGTTGAACTTCCGTTGGACCCAGACTTTTCCTACAAAGAAATCACCCTACCCCACACCTGGAACGCCGAGGATGTTCTCGAGGTCGCCGATTACCGCAGAGGGTCTTCGTGGTATCGCAAGAACCTTTTCATCGGCGAGGGCGATCTCGACGAGCGGATCTACCTTCGCTTCGGAGCGGCCGGGCAAGACGCGAAGGTCTTTCTCAATGGCGTCGAAATCGGCGACCACGTCGGCGGTTACAGTGCCTTTACCTGTGAACTGACTGATGGGCTTGTGCCCGGTAAAAACCGGATCGATGTATGGGTCTCCAACGCACAAGACCGAACCACCATCCCGAAAAGCGGCGACTTCAATTTCTATGGCGGCCTTTACCGTTCTGTCCAGCTACTGACCGCACCGGAAGTCTCCATCCGCCGCGACTGGCTCGGCGGTCCCGGCTACCGCGTCTGGAGCGAGAACGTCAGCGACACCCTCTCCGACCTCAGGCTGACCGCCCACGTCGACAACGGCTCCGACGCCCGGCGATCCATTCGCCTCGAAGCGACCCTCTCGAATCCGGAAGACGGTTCGATCGTCTCGACCGGCGAAATCTCGTTGGACCTCGGAACCGGGGAAGCCACCGCAGCCGAAGTTCCAATGTCTGATGTCGCCAGTCCGCGCCTCTGGAGCCCAGAGGATCCTTTTCTCTATGACGTCTCGCTGAAACTTTTCGTCGACGGAAAATTCGTCGAAGAGTGCGACTTCACCCACGGCTTCCGCTGGTTCCAGTTCAACCCCGACAAGGGCTTCTTCCTCAACGGAAAGCCCTACCCGCTCAAAGGCGTCAACCGCCACCAGGACTTCGAAGGTATTGGCAGCGCCCTCTCCCCACGTCAGCACTACGAGGATCTCAAGCTGATTAAGGACGTCGGTGCCAACTGGCTTCGCCTCGCCCACTACCAGCAGGACGACTACGTTCTCCAACTCTGCGACAGGATGGGTTTGCTCGTCTGGGAGGAAATTCCCTACGTCAACGGCGGCCGTCCCGACCTAATCTGGGAAAACGCTCACTCCATGCTCCTCGAAATGATTGAACAGCACTTCAACCATCCCTCGGTCATCATCTGGGGATTGAGTAACGAAGTGTGGATCGACGACCGGGGTGACGGTTACGCAAACATTTACGACTTGATCGAAAGCCTCCAAGACCTCGTTCATGCCGAAGACACGGTGCGCAAAGCGGGCTTCGTCACCAACAAAGACAAAGCAGCCCGCTACAAGATCGCCGATCTCATCGATGTTATTGGTTATAACCTCTATTTCGGTTGGTATGGCTCGACCGTCCACGAATCCTTCACCGAGGGCGTCACCCGCTTGCGGGACATCAGCCCGCAGACCCCCATCATCATTACCGAATACGGCGCGGGATCGGACCTGAGTATTCATACCGAGTCCCCCGGCAAGCAGGACTTCAGCACCCAATATCAGAACGAGTTCCTCGAGTCCCACCTGAAGCAAATGGCGGAAATCGAGTGGCTCAACGGAGCCAACTGGTGGTCGATGTTCGACTTCGGTTCTGCGAAGCGGGGCGACTCCATGCCGCATATCAATCAGAAAGGACTCGCCACTTTCACCCGCGACAAGAAGGACTCTTTCTTCCTCATGAAGTCGTATTACAGCGACGATCCCGTCGTTTACATCGAGTCGCCCTTCTGGACGAATCGTCACGGCGATTCGACCAAAGACTACCGAGTTTTCACGAACATGGACGAAGTCGAGTTCTTCCACAACGGGGAGTCTCTCGGAACATTGGATGATGCCTTCGTGTGGGAAGTTGATCTGGTGGAGGGCGAGAACACCCTCGAGGCCATCGGTACGAACGCGGACCGGCAAACACTCAAACACACCTTTACCGTATCCTACCAAGAGGCCCCGGACAACCGAGGCCCCGAGGGTTACTTCATAGAAGTCACTGGTGCCGAAGCGGACAATCCTGCTTTCCATCTTGTCGATGACAACCCGTCAACCCGCTGGGCCGCAAAGAATCCCCAGGAGATCGCCATCGACATGAACGAGACCCGTCTCCTCGACGGCATCGAGATCGCCTTCCACCTCGCCGACAAGCGAACCTACGATTTCAACGTCTTCGGATCCGTCGACGGAACCAAGTGGACCCCGCTCCTTGTCGACGGCAGGAGCTCTTCCAAGAACGGTATGCAATTCTTCGAGTTCCCTGAGCAAGGGGAAGTCCGCTACCTGCGAATCGACGCGCTCGGCAACTCGACAAGCAACTGGAACAGCTATTTAGAAATCCACCCGGTCTTGGCCGATTCGCGTGAATTCACTGTCCAAGCAACGGATGCTGAGGTGGAGAACCCGGCGAGCCATCTCAGTGACGGTAATCCAGAGACCTACTGGGCAGGCGAGGGCGAACAAACAATCGACCTCGACCTCGGGCGGCCCTTTGAAGTCAACGGGATGCGAATGCTCTTCGTCAACGGGGAAAAACGCACCTACGACTTCGAGATCCAGCTCTCCAACACTGGAGCCGAGTGGATCACGGTCTTCGACGGAAGGAGCGAACGGGACGCGGATTCCCAGGACTTCACCTTCCAAAGCCGCCCCCAGGTCCAATTCATGAGGATTGTCACAAAAGGTAACGACATCGATGACAGGAATGGCTTCTACGAAATTAAGCCGATTCTCGCCGAATAG
- a CDS encoding arylsulfatase, with protein sequence MKSVILLATLLATGITQANPPNVVLIMADDLGMGDISFYHRERTGEDSSPVPTPNIDRLIEMGMRFSDAHSPSALCAPTRFAMLTGNYPIRNAKPDGVWGVFANPLIDPDFTTIARIAKEGGYQTAFFGKWGLGGNWEKRPVTAEDFSSFPAGALSYGFDYALELPAGIQDPPYAFYENRQFYPLAKDSILTHIPVEQTGYDLDLAPKAASRDGMGDSNWDPRLVGPRLAGKAVVFMENHVKNHPDQPFFLYYCSQAVHVPHVAAPSIDGQEIVGKTPGILGDFIYEFDLQIGELLSALESLGVMDDTLIILTSDNGGLPPRWDMQLYASGHRSNGGLDGYKGGILEGGHRVPFIAVWKDHIPAGSVCDTPIVSLDVVATLSDLIGLPVDRNVIKDSASLLPIFRGEDVDEQRHFIHQSGGIRDFAIRQGDWKLTIDGDAMNRPKPQRYAFNPDDHEPSGLFNLGVSLSEDSSENLIENPEHRERVEAMFAKYVEIRSEQIPTVD encoded by the coding sequence ATGAAAAGTGTTATCCTGCTTGCAACCCTTCTCGCGACCGGAATTACCCAAGCCAACCCTCCGAATGTCGTCCTCATTATGGCAGATGATCTTGGCATGGGGGACATCTCCTTCTACCACCGTGAACGCACGGGAGAGGATTCTTCTCCGGTCCCGACTCCGAACATTGATCGCCTTATTGAGATGGGCATGCGTTTCAGCGATGCCCACTCTCCGAGCGCACTCTGTGCGCCCACCCGCTTTGCAATGCTTACTGGGAATTATCCCATCCGTAACGCGAAGCCGGACGGAGTATGGGGGGTTTTTGCCAATCCGCTCATCGATCCTGATTTCACAACCATCGCGAGGATCGCGAAAGAGGGAGGTTACCAGACTGCGTTTTTCGGCAAGTGGGGACTGGGCGGAAATTGGGAAAAGCGACCCGTTACGGCGGAGGACTTTTCCAGCTTTCCAGCTGGAGCGTTAAGCTACGGTTTCGACTACGCTCTTGAGCTGCCGGCTGGCATACAAGATCCGCCCTATGCTTTCTATGAGAACCGCCAGTTTTACCCCCTGGCGAAAGACTCCATTTTAACTCATATTCCAGTTGAGCAAACTGGTTATGATCTCGATCTGGCCCCGAAGGCTGCGAGTCGCGATGGAATGGGAGACTCTAATTGGGATCCTAGGCTTGTTGGGCCGCGTTTGGCAGGGAAGGCGGTAGTTTTCATGGAGAATCATGTGAAAAACCATCCAGACCAGCCCTTCTTTTTGTATTATTGCAGCCAGGCGGTTCATGTCCCTCACGTTGCCGCACCTTCTATCGATGGTCAGGAGATCGTAGGAAAGACACCGGGTATATTAGGAGATTTCATCTACGAATTTGACCTACAGATAGGAGAGCTTCTTTCTGCCCTAGAGTCGCTCGGCGTGATGGACGATACCCTGATCATTCTCACTTCTGACAACGGAGGATTGCCGCCGCGTTGGGACATGCAGCTGTATGCTTCGGGGCATCGCTCCAACGGCGGTCTGGACGGATACAAAGGGGGGATTTTGGAAGGAGGACACCGGGTGCCGTTCATCGCGGTCTGGAAGGACCACATCCCGGCGGGAAGCGTTTGCGACACACCCATTGTTTCCCTTGATGTAGTAGCAACCCTTTCGGATCTTATCGGGCTTCCGGTTGATCGAAATGTGATCAAAGATTCCGCCAGTTTGCTCCCGATCTTCAGGGGAGAGGATGTCGATGAGCAGCGACATTTCATCCACCAATCTGGAGGCATTCGGGATTTCGCGATTCGGCAAGGGGACTGGAAACTTACGATTGACGGAGATGCGATGAACCGTCCGAAGCCCCAGCGTTACGCCTTCAATCCAGATGACCATGAACCTAGTGGTCTTTTCAACTTGGGTGTGAGTCTTTCGGAAGACTCGAGCGAAAACTTGATTGAAAACCCTGAACACCGCGAGAGGGTCGAAGCAATGTTTGCAAAATACGTTGAAATCCGTTCGGAGCAGATCCCGACCGTTGACTAG
- a CDS encoding glycoside hydrolase family protein, whose amino-acid sequence MQESVFFRLFIVFLITCLTAQAKHRESTYQPPDGLVYGAAFKDLFLPVPLLGKLRSDTWGAENVIPRDIKNGIEDPAYSYWGGNMIEGEDGKQHLFVCRWSSNERRGDKSGHRLWPRSEVVHAISENPLGPFEVIGVIGKGHNPEIYKTKDGTYFIGIIGKAYRSQSLDGPWELIDATLNSEMDYVNISNKSYVPREDGSVLMINKQGHIWISDRGDENFRQVTTERVYPSIAGAKLEDPVIWRDEVQYHLIVNDWLGRTAFYMRSPDGIRWKWAPGIAYDPQIMRYEDGTPENWYKFERPKVVQDPYGRATHMNFAVIDVVKDNDLAGDNHSSKNVVIPLTIPCRLEIINSGKISTTTEEIHLRILAEDGFDPTKDVDLQSLRFGASEEVDFGRGSSALRSEESGGDLVVVFGGARTGLSDENFAAKLLGQTSEGDLLFGYAKI is encoded by the coding sequence GTGCAAGAGAGTGTCTTTTTCCGGCTTTTTATAGTCTTTCTCATAACCTGCCTCACCGCTCAGGCAAAGCATCGAGAGTCCACCTACCAGCCCCCTGATGGGTTGGTTTACGGAGCAGCATTCAAGGATCTTTTCTTGCCCGTTCCGCTCCTCGGTAAACTACGATCGGATACCTGGGGTGCGGAAAACGTGATCCCGCGCGACATCAAGAACGGGATTGAAGATCCAGCCTATTCCTACTGGGGAGGAAATATGATCGAGGGAGAGGACGGAAAACAGCATCTATTCGTATGCCGCTGGTCGTCGAACGAGAGGCGCGGAGATAAGAGCGGTCATCGACTTTGGCCGCGCTCAGAGGTGGTGCATGCTATTAGCGAGAATCCGCTGGGACCCTTCGAGGTCATCGGAGTCATTGGAAAGGGGCACAATCCCGAGATCTACAAAACCAAGGACGGCACCTACTTTATTGGGATCATCGGCAAGGCCTACCGCTCACAATCCCTTGATGGACCATGGGAACTAATCGACGCGACTTTAAACTCTGAAATGGATTACGTGAACATTTCAAACAAGAGCTACGTGCCCCGTGAGGACGGGAGCGTTCTCATGATCAACAAGCAAGGGCACATCTGGATTAGCGATCGCGGGGACGAGAACTTTCGTCAAGTCACTACTGAGAGGGTCTATCCCAGCATAGCGGGTGCAAAGTTGGAGGATCCGGTCATTTGGCGGGACGAGGTCCAGTATCATCTGATCGTGAATGATTGGCTTGGTCGAACCGCCTTCTACATGCGCTCTCCCGACGGCATACGTTGGAAATGGGCTCCTGGCATCGCCTACGACCCGCAGATCATGCGTTACGAAGACGGGACACCGGAAAATTGGTACAAATTCGAACGCCCGAAAGTGGTGCAGGATCCGTATGGGCGTGCGACTCACATGAATTTCGCAGTAATTGATGTGGTCAAAGACAACGACTTAGCCGGAGACAACCACAGCTCAAAAAACGTAGTCATCCCTCTCACTATACCGTGTCGCCTTGAAATTATAAACAGCGGCAAAATCTCTACTACCACCGAAGAGATCCATCTAAGGATTCTCGCAGAAGATGGCTTTGATCCAACAAAGGACGTTGACCTGCAGAGTCTCCGTTTTGGCGCATCCGAAGAAGTCGACTTCGGGAGAGGAAGTTCGGCTCTGCGAAGCGAGGAATCCGGAGGTGATCTCGTAGTCGTTTTTGGCGGTGCTAGAACCGGTCTTTCCGATGAGAATTTTGCGGCCAAGTTACTTGGCCAAACCTCGGAGGGTGACCTTCTGTTTGGTTACGCCAAGATATAA